One part of the Acetoanaerobium sticklandii genome encodes these proteins:
- a CDS encoding single-stranded DNA-binding protein: MNIVILIGRLTRDPELRYIPSSGNAVTNFDIAVDRSYQGSDGNKKTDFFKIQVWGKKAESCANYLAKGRLVAVKGSIQNRSYDTTEGEKRYITEIVAENVQFLEWGDKNKAPETNNTYEPEGLDSDGFRALDDADVPF, from the coding sequence ATGAACATAGTAATACTTATAGGAAGGCTAACGAGGGACCCAGAGCTTAGATACATTCCTTCATCAGGCAACGCTGTTACTAATTTTGATATAGCTGTTGACCGCTCATACCAGGGCAGTGATGGAAATAAAAAGACTGATTTTTTTAAGATTCAGGTGTGGGGTAAAAAGGCTGAAAGCTGTGCTAACTATCTTGCTAAAGGAAGACTGGTAGCAGTAAAAGGCTCTATACAAAATAGGAGCTATGATACTACTGAAGGAGAAAAGAGATACATTACCGAGATAGTTGCCGAAAATGTACAGTTTCTAGAATGGGGAGATAAGAATAAGGCTCCTGAAACAAATAACACATATGAACCTGAGGGTTTAGATTCAGATGGATTTCGTGCTCTTGATGATGCTGATGTACCTTTTTAG
- a CDS encoding sigma factor-like helix-turn-helix DNA-binding protein encodes MMEKHDYFELTEKLLYSYPCLKLNLITLNQELMNFEHDNIKGIDFDRVNVSKTYSISKNTEDKAVLNIERIDSIKRDILRLKTKIDMIERSLDELSEIQRKIIDLKYFKDESRDCICFSVNLSPSQVNVLRKRAVHKIKLCFFGLNALNKDCPRLQTILL; translated from the coding sequence ATGATGGAAAAACATGATTACTTTGAATTAACTGAAAAACTATTATATTCATATCCGTGCTTAAAGTTAAATCTAATAACACTTAATCAAGAACTTATGAACTTTGAACACGATAATATTAAAGGAATAGATTTTGATAGAGTAAATGTAAGTAAAACATATTCTATATCAAAAAATACTGAGGATAAGGCTGTTTTAAATATCGAAAGGATAGATAGTATTAAAAGAGATATATTAAGGCTAAAAACTAAAATAGATATGATAGAGCGTTCTCTAGATGAGCTTTCTGAAATTCAAAGAAAGATTATAGATCTAAAATACTTTAAGGATGAAAGCCGGGATTGTATATGCTTCTCCGTAAATCTGTCACCTAGTCAGGTGAATGTACTTAGAAAAAGAGCTGTACACAAAATAAAACTATGTTTTTTCGGTTTGAATGCATTAAATAAAGATTGTCCACGACTTCAGACAATACTTTTATAA
- a CDS encoding DUF1064 domain-containing protein, with the protein MEEYQDYLKRKKEPANKTVAAVKQTQNKKGGGAIPHKQNNTKSKYSNKKVLIDGITFDSMKEANRYRELKLLEKVGEISNLVLQPIYVLQESFEYKGEKIRAIKYIGDFEYREVKTGNKVLEDTKGFKTKDYLIKVKLLKNKYPDIDFREL; encoded by the coding sequence ATGGAAGAATATCAAGATTATCTAAAAAGAAAAAAAGAGCCTGCTAATAAAACCGTTGCAGCGGTAAAGCAGACTCAAAATAAAAAAGGCGGGGGAGCAATCCCCCATAAACAAAATAACACAAAAAGCAAATATAGTAATAAAAAAGTACTTATTGATGGAATAACTTTTGACAGCATGAAAGAAGCTAATAGATACAGAGAGCTTAAGCTATTAGAGAAGGTAGGAGAAATTAGTAACCTTGTACTACAGCCTATATATGTACTTCAAGAAAGTTTTGAGTATAAGGGTGAGAAGATAAGAGCTATAAAATATATTGGAGACTTTGAGTATAGAGAGGTTAAGACAGGAAACAAGGTGCTAGAAGATACCAAGGGATTTAAGACAAAGGACTATCTTATTAAAGTTAAATTACTTAAAAACAAGTATCCAGACATAGATTTTAGAGAACTATAG
- a CDS encoding dUTPase, which yields MDLNQLVVKQKYLDDVVIKNYNSNHSDKLGFYLDHKDFITHRLLGLVVELAEVCNEQDLHKYWKNNKKVGGNTLEELADVLHFLLSITHTLGYSGADLETAYLEKFQENLRRQENGY from the coding sequence ATGGACCTTAATCAATTAGTTGTAAAACAGAAATACCTGGATGATGTTGTTATTAAGAATTACAACAGTAATCACTCGGATAAACTAGGATTTTATTTAGATCATAAAGATTTTATAACTCATAGACTTCTTGGGCTTGTAGTAGAACTTGCAGAAGTGTGTAATGAGCAGGATTTACACAAATATTGGAAAAATAATAAAAAAGTAGGCGGTAATACCTTGGAAGAGTTAGCAGATGTTCTTCACTTTCTATTATCGATAACTCACACATTAGGATATTCAGGAGCAGACTTAGAAACAGCTTACCTAGAAAAGTTTCAAGAAAACCTCAGAAGACAGGAAAACGGATACTAG